The sequence below is a genomic window from Lelliottia sp. JS-SCA-14.
ACGCTGAGGCCAGCGGCGTGATTTCAAAATCATCAAACCAGGTTTCAACCGGAATGCCGCCCATCGCCTCTTCAATCTGCTGTTTGGCGCGCGCACCGTCGAAGGGTGCCACGCGGTCCTGTAACAGCGCCAGCTGATCGGCAATCTGCGGCGGGAAGAGATCGCGGCGGGTGGAGAGCATCTGCCCGAATTTTATCCAGACCGGACCGAGCTCCTGCAATGCCAGGCGTAACCGCTCGCCAAGAGGCTGGCCTTTGTGACGGTTTGGCATCCAGAACAGCATGCGCCGCCCGATTCGCAGCGGCAGCGTGATACGCATTTTGGGGATAAGCTCGTCGAGCCCGTAACTCAAAAAGGTGCGAACGATAAAGTAGAGGCGCCGAATTTCACCAGGCGTCATTTGCCCTCCAGTTTTTCCAGGCGTTTGGTGAACGCGTCAACCGCACGTTCAACGGCAGCAGACTCTTCCGCAAACCACGCCATCTCCAGCGGGCCGGGCGCCATGCGCCACTCTTCGGTCAGTACTTCGGCAACGTAGCGTTGCTGGCGCTGTACGCCCTTACGCAAGAATGACGAGCCGCCGCGCAGAAACTTGCCAATGCCTTCGGCCACGATGTCACCGGTATAAGGAGCCAGTAGCTCCGCCGGATCAAACTCGGCCAGATCGGCCAGCGCGACGAAGTTTTGCACCACCTGAATATCGCCTTCGACTTCCAGCTCACCGCTGCGGATCAGCGCCGTCAGCTGCTGGCGGTCACGCAGTTTGGGCAGGACGCTCATGTGCGTGATGACGGAACAATCCGCCTCGCCTTCCCATTCGCCCACCACGTCGAGCTGGCGCTCGCTGAACACCAGCACCAGCGGCGTGGAGAACTCTTTTAAGACGACACGCAGCACCTTGCCGTTCAGCCGCTGACGCGCCGTTTTCAGCGCAGGCGAGCGGTACAGGAAACTATTCAGGACATTCTCGATGCCCGCGGTGACTAACGGTTTAAAAGGCATAATTTGCCTCCACTCAGAACTTGTAGCCGCGATGCAGCGCGACAACACCCGCCGTCAGGTTGAAGTACTCCACGTTTTCAAACTCGGCGTCCTGCATCATGGCTTTCAGGGTGTCCTGATCCGGGTGCATACGGATAGATTCCGCCAGATAGCGATAGCTTTCTGCGTCATTGGCCACCATTTCGCCAATGCGCGGCAGAATATGGAACGAGTAGGCGTCGTAGGCTTTGCTCAGCGGTTCGATAATCGGTTTGGAGAACTCCAGCACCAGCAGACGTCCACCCGGTTTCAGCACACGGTACATGGAACGCAGGGCTTTCTCTTTTTCGGTCACGTTACGCAGACCGAAAGAGATGGTGATGCAGTCAAAGGTGTTATCCGGGAACGGCAGGGCTTCGGCGTTAGCCTGAACGTATTCCACGTTACCCACTACGCCGATGTTGCGCAGTTTTTCACGCCCCATTTTCAGCATGGAGTCGTTGATATCCGCCAGCACCACGCGGCCGGTTTCACCGACCATACGGGAGAATTTAGCCGTCAGATCGCCGGTACCCCCCGCAAGATCCAGAACGGTTTGACCACGGCGAACACCGCTACAGTCGATAGTGAAACGCTTCCACAAGCGATGAATGCCGAATGACATCAGGTCATTCATGACATCGTACTTCGACGCCACGGAATGGAATACGTGGGCCACCATGTCAGCTTTCTGCTCTTTGGCGACAGTCTGGAAGCCAAAGTGCGTTGTTTCTTGTGAATCTTCAACCATCTCAGTGCCTGCTAATCAGTCAAATGTTCGTGAAGTGTATCAGATTGGACGCGATTGCCCTACGATTCAACCACCCTGAAAGAATCGTTCTGACGCCGTTTCGGGCGCCGCTTGCGCGGCTAAATCATTGTCATCACAGTCCATATTTTGTTCATCGACGCCTTCGCGCAGACGGTATTCTTCATCCTGCGCCGTGGCCTGTTCCGCCAGTTCCGGATTAATCTCGCGCTTCACCTCCACGCCCAGCGTGCGGAAGGCCTCGGCCTGCGAAAGCAAATTACCGCGCCCGGAAGCGAGTTTTTTCATTGCCTGGCGATAGTTATCCTGCGCGCGATCCAGGCTTTGCCCTACAGAGGACATATCGTCGACAAACAGGCGCATTTTGTCGTACAGCTTGCTGGCGCGGTCAGCGATCTGCTGCGCGTTGCGGCTCTGATGTTCGTAACGCCACAGGTTGGCAATAGTACGCAGCGCCACCAGTAGCGTGGTCGGGCTAACCAGCATAATGTTGTTTTTCAGCGCCTCGGTAATCAGCTCCGGCTGCCTGTCGAGGGCCAGCAGGAACGCCGGTTCGACGGGGATAAACATCAGCACATAGTCCAGCGAACGCAGACCGGGCAGTTGCTGGTAATCCTTGCGGCCCAGCATGCGGATGTGGTTTCGCACCGAGGCGATGTGCTCCTGCAGCGCGGATTCACGGGTGAAATCGTCTTCGGCATTGAAGTAACGCTCGTAGGCGACCAGCGTCATTTTGGCGTCAATCACCACGTCTTTGCCCTGCGGCAGCCGCACGATCACATCGGGCTGCATGCGCGAACGGGTATCGGTTTCGATGCTGACCTGGGTTTGATATTCATAGCCTTCACGCAGGCCGGACGCTTCCAGCACGCGGGTCAACACCACTTCTCCCCAGTTGCCCTGAGTTTTGTTGTCACCCTTCAGCGCCCGCGTCAGGTTAACCGCCTCCTGCGCCATTTGCGCATTCAGCTGCTGGAGATTACGGATTTCGTGGGCCAGCGTGTGGCGCTCGCGCGCTTCCATACCAAAGCTGTCCTGCACCTGTTTGCGAAAACCGTCGAGCTGTTCGCGCAGGGGGGTCAGCAGGCCGTTCAGACTCTGGCGGTTTTGTTCGTCGACGCGGCGGTTGCTCTGCTCGAATATGCGGTTGGCGAGGTTTTCGAACTGCTCGCTGAGGCGCTGTTCGCTGTTGATCATCTGGCGGATTTTGTCTTCCGCATGCAGTTGGGTAGATTCCAGACGGGTGGTGACTTCGCGGAGATCCGCTTCGAGGGAGGTGTTGATGTCGCGCAGGTTGCGCAGTTCGTTGTTGAGCAGCTCACACTCATCGCGCCAGTGGGCGCTCTGGGCCAGCTGCTGTTTCGTCGCGCTCAGCTCCGCGACCATCTCTTCGCGGTCAATCAGCTGTTCCGCTTTATGCTGCGCATGTTGGTAGCCTGAAATCAGCCAGCCAATGGCCAGCCCCGCCAACGCTATCGCCGCATAAATGATGATTGAGATATCCACACCGCCTCCTGCATCAAACCGTTACCGCACAAAATAGAATTGTGCTGTATAAACGTCCAGTTTAAAAGGGTTTTCCTGCGAGGCGCTACGCAAAAAGAAAAGGCCGAACGCGTCGGCCTTATACAGAATGCAGTGTGATTAGATCAGGCGGCGAGCCGCTTCAACCACGATTTTCACCGCGTGGCTTTCGGTCTGCTTCATGGTTTCAGCGTTCGGGATCTCTTGCTGAGTACGGTTGACGATCACGCCCGCCACCATGCCCGCACGCAGACCCTGGCTTGCGCACATGGTCAGCAGCGTTGCCGATTCCATCTCATAGTTCATGACGCCCATTGACTGCCACTCTTCCATGGAGCCTTTGAAACGGCTGACTACACGACCAGAGAAGGTGTCGTAGCGCTCCTGGCCAGGGTAGAAGGTGTCAGAAGAGGCGGTCACGCCGATGTGGGTGGTTGCACCGATAGATTTAGCCGCTTCAACCAGCGCTGTCGTACATTCGAAGTCCGCAACCGCCGGGAATTCCATTGGCGCGAAGTGCAGGCTTGCCCCATCCAGACGCACAGACGCGGTGGTCACCAGAACGTCACCGACGTTGATGTGCGGCTGAATCGCACCGGTCGTACCGATACGCAGGAAAGTACGAATGCCCAGCTGCGCCAGCTCTTCCACAGCAATAGAGGTAGACGGGCCGCCGATACCGGTCGAGCACACGATAACCGCTTTGCCGTCCAGCTCTGCACGCCAGGTGGTGAATTCACGATGCGCTGCCAGCTTGACCGGCTTATCCATCAGCGCGGCGATCTTTTCCACACGCTCAGGATCGCCCGGGACGATAGCCAGCGTAGCCCCTTGTAGATCGTTTTTAGTGAGGCCGAGATGAAAAACATCAGACTTAGACATAGGTGACTCCTCTGTGGGTCGGTGTGTCAGAAGAAGTAAAACGGTACTTTACAGAAGCACCAGGCTTAATTTCGTGACACACCTCACCATGAATGAAAATGGTTGCAGTTAATTTCCATAAAATAGTGATTTACATCACATTAACAAGTTATATCGTTCAGCGCTGCACAAAAGATAGCCCGTTTCGGGCACTGTGAGTTGTTAACTTGAGGTCTATATTTACTTTTGCGCTAACAGGTACGGAGAATACCATGACACAAAAGACCCATTTTGCACCTGCTGCAGCCCCTCACGCCGCGACCATCGTCTCCACCTCAGAAGAAGCCATTTCCGCAGGCGAAACCTCGATCCCCACGCAGGGTGAGAACATGCCCGCCTACCACGCTCGCCCGAAAGAGGCGGACGGTCCGCTGCCAATCGTGATTGTGGTGCAGGAGATTTTTGGCGTTCACGAACACATTCGCGATATTTGCCGCCGTCTGGCGCTGGAAGGTTATCTGGCCGTCGCACCAGAGCTCTATTTCCGCCAGGGCGACCCCAACGACTACAGCGATATCCCGACCCTTTTCAGTAATCTGGTCAGCAAAGTGCCGGATGCACAGGTG
It includes:
- the ubiJ gene encoding ubiquinone biosynthesis protein UbiJ, which codes for MPFKPLVTAGIENVLNSFLYRSPALKTARQRLNGKVLRVVLKEFSTPLVLVFSERQLDVVGEWEGEADCSVITHMSVLPKLRDRQQLTALIRSGELEVEGDIQVVQNFVALADLAEFDPAELLAPYTGDIVAEGIGKFLRGGSSFLRKGVQRQQRYVAEVLTEEWRMAPGPLEMAWFAEESAAVERAVDAFTKRLEKLEGK
- the ubiE gene encoding bifunctional demethylmenaquinone methyltransferase/2-methoxy-6-polyprenyl-1,4-benzoquinol methylase UbiE, with the translated sequence MVEDSQETTHFGFQTVAKEQKADMVAHVFHSVASKYDVMNDLMSFGIHRLWKRFTIDCSGVRRGQTVLDLAGGTGDLTAKFSRMVGETGRVVLADINDSMLKMGREKLRNIGVVGNVEYVQANAEALPFPDNTFDCITISFGLRNVTEKEKALRSMYRVLKPGGRLLVLEFSKPIIEPLSKAYDAYSFHILPRIGEMVANDAESYRYLAESIRMHPDQDTLKAMMQDAEFENVEYFNLTAGVVALHRGYKF
- the rmuC gene encoding DNA recombination protein RmuC → MDISIIIYAAIALAGLAIGWLISGYQHAQHKAEQLIDREEMVAELSATKQQLAQSAHWRDECELLNNELRNLRDINTSLEADLREVTTRLESTQLHAEDKIRQMINSEQRLSEQFENLANRIFEQSNRRVDEQNRQSLNGLLTPLREQLDGFRKQVQDSFGMEARERHTLAHEIRNLQQLNAQMAQEAVNLTRALKGDNKTQGNWGEVVLTRVLEASGLREGYEYQTQVSIETDTRSRMQPDVIVRLPQGKDVVIDAKMTLVAYERYFNAEDDFTRESALQEHIASVRNHIRMLGRKDYQQLPGLRSLDYVLMFIPVEPAFLLALDRQPELITEALKNNIMLVSPTTLLVALRTIANLWRYEHQSRNAQQIADRASKLYDKMRLFVDDMSSVGQSLDRAQDNYRQAMKKLASGRGNLLSQAEAFRTLGVEVKREINPELAEQATAQDEEYRLREGVDEQNMDCDDNDLAAQAAPETASERFFQGG
- the udp gene encoding uridine phosphorylase; amino-acid sequence: MSKSDVFHLGLTKNDLQGATLAIVPGDPERVEKIAALMDKPVKLAAHREFTTWRAELDGKAVIVCSTGIGGPSTSIAVEELAQLGIRTFLRIGTTGAIQPHINVGDVLVTTASVRLDGASLHFAPMEFPAVADFECTTALVEAAKSIGATTHIGVTASSDTFYPGQERYDTFSGRVVSRFKGSMEEWQSMGVMNYEMESATLLTMCASQGLRAGMVAGVIVNRTQQEIPNAETMKQTESHAVKIVVEAARRLI